The Quercus lobata isolate SW786 chromosome 9, ValleyOak3.0 Primary Assembly, whole genome shotgun sequence region ATGActataagagggaaaaaataataagagatgaaaaattgaaaatagtttAGGAAGAGTTTGAATTTGAGAGATTTTTTGTGAGTAAAATGAGAGATATGTGATGGGTATTTATAGATTTTAgaatacttaaaaataaaaaataaaaaataaaaaattgagaactGACTCTTGTTTCAATAGTAAGCATTTTTAAAGGCATTTATTGAAAGAATCAATTATCAATTCTTAAGGGAAAGAATTTCTTACAATGGAAAagtttagatatatatatatatatatatatatatatcaattctTAAGGGAAAGAATTTCTTACAATGGAAAagtttagatatatatatatatatatatatatatatatatatatatatataaattaaaggaatttctcttcttctttttgttgacGGGaaggaatttcttctataattgtaaGGAAAGAATGGGAATTTATCAAACGAAAGAAGGACTTTCTTTCCAGAGGGCAACGGTCATCTTAGTGTGTCtgtgtgttttttttacttatttacttatttttatttttaatggagataattttttttaaataaaattttttaaaggaaatacCGAAAGAATCAACAAaaacttttaaagaaaaaaaaaatcaaagaatttatAACTTATTAATTGTTTAGgtcaaaacctttttttaataagattttaaatagttttttcttttctttttctatgattcaataaaattatgTCCAATCACCAacgtttattttttttaataaaaaaaaatcaaagctactacactaataaataaataaataaataaataaatatatttatatatatagagtataGTATATAACAGTTACTCCAAGTATTTAGTGGTAGGTGTGTGGTCTTAAAAGTGTTTATAATATCTAAAATTCAATCCCTCACCCCCtcctcccccccaaaaaaaagaaaatgttttggatTTTGGGCAACAAATCAGGCTAATGGGCTAGGCTAACGGGCTAACTACTAGGCCAGCCCATGTATCAAGGGCTATTTGGTGACCCCTAATAGTGTCCATCCTAGCATTGCAAATTAATCTCAAATTAGGACGTGGATTGTCAAATTTTATAGTTGACATACATTGCAAATAACTCCATAATTTATGATCAATATCTGCAATTAAGCCCGATAataattgttattatatatgattttaacaGGTTGTATGAACTTCATAAAACcctatacttttttttcttttcttttttgagaaagcatAAAACCCTCTACTTAACCATGATATACGCACACATTGCCCAACACAATTTGCGCATTAATTGAAGGACTTCTCTGGTTATGTATAGTACAATAAATTACAGATATCTCATTAGTAAATTACAGTTTTCTTTTTGGTACATATGGTATAGCATACAAATACACTAATGTCTACAGCTCATGATTAGGTAAAGATTGAACCAGAGCACCTCACAACGCATCCTTACTGCCAAGGCCTTTCAGAACTATATCAGTCATCCAGTGAAAGGGTGGTTTTTCACACTTTCAAGTGCAAACTGCAGTTCATCAAGATACAGAAGCAAAGAATTCTTTATAAAAGTTTCCAGCGAATTCAATGAGGCATTTTTCATGCAACAATAGGATAAATCATATAATCCCAAAATAGaaggttaaaaaaaagtacaagcACAGGTTACAGAGTTAGCGCatcaagttatttttcttttctcttgttAATCCAACTTCAAGGCTGGAACTCTAAGCAGCGAAAATGCGAGTACTAGCATCTTTAGTTTGTTCTCAGCTGGGAACTTACAAATGCTAGGAGCCTTGCCTTGCTTagggtgtatttggaaggataTGTATAATGCAGTTTCCTGTCACAATTTATTCGCATCAAGGATTGACATCAAGTCCATATTCCTTTTCACTAGTCATGTATGAGCTTACTAGACCAATTCAAAATGAGATTGATTCAGAATGAAGTCCCTTGGTGTGTATGCTTTTTGTAGATATATTTTGAGCATATGAAACTAGATGTAGAGTCAGCGCCAAGTTGAAAATTTGGAGGGATACTTTAGAATCTAAGGTTTTCAGATTAGTAAGGATTAAAGAGTAAGTGGAGTGTAGTCTAGCAAAAAGGTTAAAAATTGATGGTTAAATATTGATGTAGAGTCAAAGATAAAAGggattgtaaaacttttttttttgagaatggagGGATTGTAAAACTAGATGGTTAAAAATTGCCCAAGAATTAGTGCTTTGGATTTCTTGGATCAATAATCCATATAGATTGAGATATTGAAGAGGATGTGAATCATAGGATAGGAGCAAGATGGATGAAGTGAAGAAGTACACGGACACCAGAGTATTTTGTGATCATAGAACACCTATTAAGTTACAAGAGAAATTTTATAAGACTACCACAAGAACAGTTATGCTTTACAATAATAAATGTTGGGTTATTAAGAAGTAACATGTTCATAAAATGAATGTAgttgaaatgagaatgttaTGATCAATAAGTGGAGAATAGTAAAAGACAGgacataaaaaaatcatttagatACAAGGGTAGCtcttattgatgaaaagattAGGGAATCACCTAAGACGGTTTAGCCATGAGTGAAGGATAACAATTAATGCACCAATGAGAATGACTTTGTTAGGAATCCCATAATGGTTGTAATATCCTAATATCATAATAGTTGTAGTTCCATCCCTTCAATTAGTAGTTAAATTTCAAGTAGGATTGGGTTAGATAAGTAGTTACACATTTTGGGATTAGGATAGAGTTAGTTAGAGCTATTGATACATGTAACACTATAATCACATGGGTTAATTGGTGAGAACACATGCTTAATTGGTAAGCCAATAGGACTGAGCCATGTGTGGCCATTAGGAAGAGAGTTTGAGTTCTATAAATAGTGCATGCACCCATCATTTGAGATATTGAAGAATTAACTCATTCCTTACTTAgtgcattttctctctcttaacaTTTCActatggagggtgactacctcgAATTAGGTCAATTTTCTGGTGCTTATTAAATAACTTGATGAACATGTTAATCGGTAGGGAATACTGCTTCAGCACCAGCTTATGCCGAAAGAAATAAATATGCATTTGGCTATCATGATGTTGAATACTTGGTGCATACTGTTTCTGCCAAGTGTGTGAAAGCAGACCCAAAGAAGACTGCTGCAATGTTAGATTGGCCAACACCATCTTCTGTTAAAGCTTTGAGGGGGTACTTAGGTCTGACTGGGTATAACAGGAAGTTTATACCGAATTATGGGCACATAGCTGCTCCTTTAACCAATATCCTTAAGAAAGATGCCTTTCACTGGTCTAACCAAGCTGATCTAGCTTTTCAAAAGCTGAAATCTATTGTGGCTGCTCCTCCTGTCTTAGCTCTCCCAGACTTTTCTAAAACCTGTCTTACTGAATGTGATGCATCTGGGATAGGTATTGGGGCTGTCTTGATGCAAGATTGGAGGCTGATTTCCTTACATAGTCAAGTAGGGGTTTGTATCTGTCTACTAATGAGAAAGAAGTTTTGGCCCTAGTCACTGCAGTTCGAAATTTGTGATCAAAACTGTTCAACAGAGCTGTAAGTATCTGTTAGAGCAGAAAATTGGAACTCCTGCCCAGTAAAAATGGATTACAAAGCTCTTAGGCTATCTTTTTAAAGAGGAGTATAAAAAGGGAAGGGAAAATAGGATAGCAGATGCCCTATCTAGGAAAGAATCCATTCAGGAAGAGCAGGAAGTCATGTGTAATGAGCAGCTGGAAAGTACACCAGCTCAGCTATTCCTACTATCTTTCCTTGTCCTACGTGGGTTGAAGAATTGAGAACTAGTCATGGTAGTGATACATTGATGCGACAATTGTTGCAAGACATTATCCAAGGGAAGGATAAGGTTAACCACTATTCACTGCAGAATGGATTACTACCGTACAAGGGTCAAATTTATTTGGGACCTACTTGTAATTTAAAGTCTAAGGTACTGCGGCACATTCACAACAGTCCCATAGGTGGACATTCTGGGTACTTGAAGTCATATCACAGGCTAAAACAGGATTTCTTTTGGGAAGGCATGAGTGCTGATTTAAAGAGGCACATAAGGGAATGTGAGGTGTGTCAACAAAATGAAGTCAAGAAACTTGTTAGCTAGCTGGTCTTCTGCAACCTCTACCCAGTCCTAGCAAACCATGGGCTGAGGTTAGCATGGACTATGTTGAAGGTCGTCCTAAATCCCACAGATGTGAGGTTGGTGTTGTTAGTGGTTGACAGGCTAACAAATTATGTGCATTTCATAGCATTGTCTCACCCTTATACTGCCTCTAAGGTGGCTGCTCTCTATGTTCAGCATGTCCTAAAGCTGCATGGGATGCCTACTTCCATAATTAGTGACAGAGATCCAAGCTTCACCTCAGCCTTTTGGTCAGAACTGATGACATTGCAGGGAGTGCAGCTTGCTATGTTTTCTGCATATCTTCCTCAAACTGATGGGCAGACAGAGGTGGTAAATAAGAGCCTTGAACATTATTTGAGGTCATTTGCTGGAGATAGACCTCAGGAGTGGGTTGAATGGTTGCCTTTGAGGCTTTGTATGAAACTCGTCCACCTAGACTGCTTGACCATGTTCCTGGCACTTCCAAAGTTAAAGCTTTTGATTCTCATTTGCGATCTAGGGAACAAATACTATCTTTGCTAAAACAGACTCTGATGTTGGCtcaacaaattatgaaaaagcAGACTGACAAGCATAGATCTGCAAGGTCATTTCAGATAGGGGATTGGGTTTACTTTAGGTTGCAACCATATAAACAACAGTCCATGGGTCTTAGAGCCTCCAATAAGCTCTTTCCAAGGCATTTTGGGCCTTTTCAAGTCCTGCAGTAGGTGGGAGAAGCAGCTTACAAGTTGAAACTCCTTCCTGATTCCAGAATTCATCCTGTGTTCCATGTTTCCTGTTTCAAGAAGAAGGGTCAAGGTGTATCTCCTATGATCACCCTACCAGCATCGTCACCCCTGAACCAATAGCTATTTTACAGGAAAGGGTGCACCTGCTCAGAAATAGGACCATCACGGAGGTCTTAGTTCAGTGGCAAGGCTGTGCTCTTGAGAATGCTACTGGGGAGAATTTGCATGCCTACAAACAAAAGTTTCCTCACCTTGTGGACAAGGTTCTTTAAAGGGGAACGTAAAATGTTAGGAATCCATAGTGACACGCGTGCTAAGGGGAACCACCGCCATTGAGTTACTGCCACACATCTATTTAATAGTGGTAGTTACGAGTAGTTAGGATTCTGTTAGCGCATAACTGTACTGTACAATCAGACTGGCTTTGAGGCCTCAGTAATAATCATTGAAGAATTAACCAGAAACTACCCTATTCTTTCCACGCTTCTTGGAGGCTTGGTTGGCCTCAAATTCAACCAAAACAATCTTACCTCTCTTACTACTTCACAGACTTGATTCAAgtcaaagaaatgaaagaggTTGAAGACGTGATATAACATTGATAGAAATAATATAGATGACATGTTAATTAAGGAGGAGACAAAGATTA contains the following coding sequences:
- the LOC115961836 gene encoding uncharacterized protein LOC115961836, translated to MEGDYLELGNTASAPAYAERNKYAFGYHDVEYLVHTVSAKCVKADPKKTAAMLDWPTPSSVKALRGYLGLTGYNRKFIPNYGHIAAPLTNILKKDAFHWSNQADLAFQKLKSIVAAPPVLALPDFSKTCLTECDASGIALSHPYTASKVAALYVQHVLKLHGMPTSIISDRDPSFTSAFWSELMTLQGVQLAMFSAYLPQTDGQTEVVNKSLEHYLRSFAGDRPQEWVEWEQILSLLKQTLMLAQQIMKKQTDKHRSARSFQIGDWNSSCVPCFLFQEEGSRCISYDHPTSIVTPEPIAILQERVHLLRNRTITEVLVQWQGCALENATGENLHAYKQKFPHLVDKVL